In Meleagris gallopavo isolate NT-WF06-2002-E0010 breed Aviagen turkey brand Nicholas breeding stock chromosome 3, Turkey_5.1, whole genome shotgun sequence, one DNA window encodes the following:
- the KLHL38 gene encoding kelch-like protein 38 isoform X1, protein MQGRTSEDFISLFAMEERSAEEFLFKDQDFSSELLRQLNALRQSRMLTDVTLCSGGFEVPCHRNVLAASSPYFKAMFCNNFKESHQAKVTLKGIDAEILDQIILYIYTGEILISAENVLYLLETASMLQYAKLFEACSAYLQDKLTPDNCLSMIRLAKILSCQSLNKKAKAMALKCFPEVASSEDLKDLCPLELLDYLGDDELCGEEEQVFETLMVWIRHDLQARQRYIQDLFKKVRLQYVHPTFLFHFIANDSLVQSSPTCRSILESARRQMFSLYSTNAPDIKPMVHVPRRYSNQEFLIIIGGRKDNQQTTRDVLLYDDKTNQWLSLAKLPVRLYKASAVSLHSNIYVLGGMPVSNKKSPVSDNIYIYSLKLNQWRLVEPMLVPRYSHRSLAYKNYILSFGGIGENQEILNSVERYDSIYNTCESMANMPVAVLHPAVAAKDQRVYLFGGEDIMQNPVRLIQVYHVSRNMWFRMETRVVKNVCAPAVVIGDQIIIVGGYTRRIIAYDTKGNKFVKCADMRDRRMHHGATVIKNKLYVTGGRCLTVDNVIEDSDSLDCYDPETDTWTPKGKLPHKLFDHGCLTLQCVPCSNLL, encoded by the exons ATGCAGGGAAGGACATCAGAAG ACTTCATCTCTCTCTTTGCTATGGAGGAGAGATCTGCTGAGGAGTTTCTCTTCAAAGACCAGGACTTCTCCTCCGAACTGCTGAGGCAGCTGAATGCGCTGCGGCAGAGCAGGATGCTGACTGATGTTACCCTCTGCTCTGGGGGCTTTGAAGTCCCCTGCCACAGAAACGTGttggctgccagcagcccatACTTCAAGGCGATGTTCTGTAACAACTTCAAAGAGAGTCATCAAGCTAAAGTCACCCTGAAGGGTATTGATGCTGAAATTTTGGACCAGATTATCCTTTACATTTACACAGGGGAGATTCTCATATCTGCTGAGAATGTCTTGTACCTCTTGGAGACAGCCTCCATGCTGCAGTACGCTAAGCTGTTTGAGGCCTGCTCTGCCTACCTCCAAGATAAGCTGACTCCTGACAACTGTCTAAGTATGATCAGACTGGCAAAAATCTTGAGCTGCCAAAGCCTGAATAAGAAGGCCAAGGCTAtggctttgaaatgttttcctgaaGTGGCCTCTTCTGAGGATCTCAAGGATCTCTGTCCTTTGGAGCTCCTCGATTACCTTGGGGATGATGAGCTCTgtggggaggaggagcaggtctttgagacactgatggTCTGGATCCGGCATGACCTACAGGCAAGGCAGCGCTACATCCAAGACTTGTTCAAGAAGGTCCGGCTTCAGTACGTCCATCCAACTTTCCTCTTCCATTTCATTGCCAATGACTCCCTTGTTCAGTCTTCACCCACTTGCAGGAGCATTCTCGAGTCAGCTCGGAGACAGATGTTTTCCTTGTACAGCACCAACGCACCTGACATCAAGCCAATGGTACACGTTCCTCGCAGATACTCCAACCAAGAGTTCCTCATCATCATTGGTGGCAGGAAGGACAACCAGCAGACCACAAGGGATGTCCTGCTCTATGATGACAAGACTAACCAATGGCTAAGCCTGGCCAAACTTCCTGTACGCCTGTACAAAGCATCTGCAGTGAGCTTACACAGTAATATTTATGTGCTTGGAGGGATGCCTGTTAGCAATAAGAAAAGTCCAGTCAGTGATAATATTTACATTTACTCCCTCAAACTCAATCAGTGGAGGTTGGTTGAGCCTATGCTAGTTCCACGTTATTCCCACAGAAGCTTGgcatataaaaattatattttatcatTTGGTGGAATTGGTGAAAACCAAGAAATCCTGAATTCTGTGGAAAGATATGACAGCATCTACAACACCTGCGAGAGCATGGCAAACATGCCTGTTGCTGTCCTTCATCCTGCTGTTGCTGCCAAAGACCAGAGGGTGTACCTCTTTGGGGGAGAAGACATTATGCAAAACCCTGTCCGGCTTATCCAG GTTTACCATGTCTCCAGGAATATGTGGTTTCGGATGGAGACCAGAGTGGTGAAGAACGTCTGTGCACCAGCTGTTGTGATTGGAGACCAGATTATCATTGTGGGAG GGTACACTCGGAGAATTATTGCTTATGATACAAAAGGCAACAAGTTTGTCAAATGTGCAGACATGAGGGACAGGCGAATGCATCATGGGGCCACTGTCATCAAGAATAAGCTGTATGTTACAGGAGGACGATGTCTCACTGTGGACAATGTCATTGAAGATTCAGATTCTTTGGACTGCTATGACCCAGAGACCGACACATGGACACCAAAGGGAAAACTGCCACACAAACTCTTTGACCATGGGTGCCTTACACTCCAGTGTGTACCGTGTTCTAACCTTCTCTGA
- the KLHL38 gene encoding kelch-like protein 38 isoform X2, whose product MEERSAEEFLFKDQDFSSELLRQLNALRQSRMLTDVTLCSGGFEVPCHRNVLAASSPYFKAMFCNNFKESHQAKVTLKGIDAEILDQIILYIYTGEILISAENVLYLLETASMLQYAKLFEACSAYLQDKLTPDNCLSMIRLAKILSCQSLNKKAKAMALKCFPEVASSEDLKDLCPLELLDYLGDDELCGEEEQVFETLMVWIRHDLQARQRYIQDLFKKVRLQYVHPTFLFHFIANDSLVQSSPTCRSILESARRQMFSLYSTNAPDIKPMVHVPRRYSNQEFLIIIGGRKDNQQTTRDVLLYDDKTNQWLSLAKLPVRLYKASAVSLHSNIYVLGGMPVSNKKSPVSDNIYIYSLKLNQWRLVEPMLVPRYSHRSLAYKNYILSFGGIGENQEILNSVERYDSIYNTCESMANMPVAVLHPAVAAKDQRVYLFGGEDIMQNPVRLIQVYHVSRNMWFRMETRVVKNVCAPAVVIGDQIIIVGGYTRRIIAYDTKGNKFVKCADMRDRRMHHGATVIKNKLYVTGGRCLTVDNVIEDSDSLDCYDPETDTWTPKGKLPHKLFDHGCLTLQCVPCSNLL is encoded by the exons ATGGAGGAGAGATCTGCTGAGGAGTTTCTCTTCAAAGACCAGGACTTCTCCTCCGAACTGCTGAGGCAGCTGAATGCGCTGCGGCAGAGCAGGATGCTGACTGATGTTACCCTCTGCTCTGGGGGCTTTGAAGTCCCCTGCCACAGAAACGTGttggctgccagcagcccatACTTCAAGGCGATGTTCTGTAACAACTTCAAAGAGAGTCATCAAGCTAAAGTCACCCTGAAGGGTATTGATGCTGAAATTTTGGACCAGATTATCCTTTACATTTACACAGGGGAGATTCTCATATCTGCTGAGAATGTCTTGTACCTCTTGGAGACAGCCTCCATGCTGCAGTACGCTAAGCTGTTTGAGGCCTGCTCTGCCTACCTCCAAGATAAGCTGACTCCTGACAACTGTCTAAGTATGATCAGACTGGCAAAAATCTTGAGCTGCCAAAGCCTGAATAAGAAGGCCAAGGCTAtggctttgaaatgttttcctgaaGTGGCCTCTTCTGAGGATCTCAAGGATCTCTGTCCTTTGGAGCTCCTCGATTACCTTGGGGATGATGAGCTCTgtggggaggaggagcaggtctttgagacactgatggTCTGGATCCGGCATGACCTACAGGCAAGGCAGCGCTACATCCAAGACTTGTTCAAGAAGGTCCGGCTTCAGTACGTCCATCCAACTTTCCTCTTCCATTTCATTGCCAATGACTCCCTTGTTCAGTCTTCACCCACTTGCAGGAGCATTCTCGAGTCAGCTCGGAGACAGATGTTTTCCTTGTACAGCACCAACGCACCTGACATCAAGCCAATGGTACACGTTCCTCGCAGATACTCCAACCAAGAGTTCCTCATCATCATTGGTGGCAGGAAGGACAACCAGCAGACCACAAGGGATGTCCTGCTCTATGATGACAAGACTAACCAATGGCTAAGCCTGGCCAAACTTCCTGTACGCCTGTACAAAGCATCTGCAGTGAGCTTACACAGTAATATTTATGTGCTTGGAGGGATGCCTGTTAGCAATAAGAAAAGTCCAGTCAGTGATAATATTTACATTTACTCCCTCAAACTCAATCAGTGGAGGTTGGTTGAGCCTATGCTAGTTCCACGTTATTCCCACAGAAGCTTGgcatataaaaattatattttatcatTTGGTGGAATTGGTGAAAACCAAGAAATCCTGAATTCTGTGGAAAGATATGACAGCATCTACAACACCTGCGAGAGCATGGCAAACATGCCTGTTGCTGTCCTTCATCCTGCTGTTGCTGCCAAAGACCAGAGGGTGTACCTCTTTGGGGGAGAAGACATTATGCAAAACCCTGTCCGGCTTATCCAG GTTTACCATGTCTCCAGGAATATGTGGTTTCGGATGGAGACCAGAGTGGTGAAGAACGTCTGTGCACCAGCTGTTGTGATTGGAGACCAGATTATCATTGTGGGAG GGTACACTCGGAGAATTATTGCTTATGATACAAAAGGCAACAAGTTTGTCAAATGTGCAGACATGAGGGACAGGCGAATGCATCATGGGGCCACTGTCATCAAGAATAAGCTGTATGTTACAGGAGGACGATGTCTCACTGTGGACAATGTCATTGAAGATTCAGATTCTTTGGACTGCTATGACCCAGAGACCGACACATGGACACCAAAGGGAAAACTGCCACACAAACTCTTTGACCATGGGTGCCTTACACTCCAGTGTGTACCGTGTTCTAACCTTCTCTGA
- the ANXA13 gene encoding annexin A13 isoform X2 produces the protein MGSSHSTDKRRHHGFDADRDAKKLHSACKGAGTDEKKIIEVLSSRTSEQRQQIKQKYKALYGKDLEEVLKGDLSGSFEKAVLALLDLPCEYKARELHKAMKGAGTDESLLIEILCTQNNKEITSIKEAYKRLFDKDLESDVKGDTSGSLRKILVAVLEATRDENQQVNIELAEQDASDLYKAGEGRWGTEELAFNVVLAKRSYSQLRATFQAYEKVCGKDIEESIKSETSGDLEKAYLTLVSCAKDCPGYFAKLLHESMKGAGTDEDTLIRILVTRAESDLPAIKGKFQEMYKKSLTEAVRSDTSGDFRKLLLAILH, from the exons TCAACCGACAAACGCCGTCATCATGGGTTTGATGCAGACCGAGATGCCAAGAAATTACACAGTGCCTGCAAAGGAGCAG gaactgatgaaaaaaaaattattgaagTCTTGTCAAGTCGAACATCAGAGCAGAGACAACAAATTAAACAGAAGTACAAAGCTCTCTATGGCAAG GATTTGGAAGAGGTCCTGAAGGGAGACCTGAGTGGCAGTTTTGAAAAGGCggtgctggctctgctggacCTTCCCTGCGAGTATAAGGCCCGGGAGCTTCACAAGGCCATGAAGGGCGCCGGGACTGACGAGTCGCTGCTGATTGAGATCCTCTGCACACAAAACAATAAG GAAATCACAAGCATAAAGGAGGCATACAAGCGGC TCTTTGATAAAGATCTGGAGTCTGATGTGAAAGGTGACACGAGTGGTTCCCTTAGGAAGATATTGGTCgctgtgctggag GCAACCCGAGATGAGAACCAACAGGTCAACATAGAGCTCGCTGAGCAGGATGCCTCAGATCTGTATAAA GCAGGAGAAGGCCGCTGGGGAACAGAGGAGCTGGCTTTCAATGTTGTCTTAGCAAAAAGAAGCTACAGTCAGCTGAGAGCAACTTTTCAGGCCTACGAAAAG GTGTGTGGAAAAGACATAGAAGAATCCATTAAAAGTGAAACATCAGGAGATCTGGAGAAAGCTTATCTTACTCTTg TCAGCTGTGCCAAAGACTGTCCAGGTTACTTTGCTAAACTTCTGCACGAGTCAATGAAAGGAGCTGGGACTGATGAAGATACCTTGATTCGCATCCTTGTGACCAGGGCTGAG AGTGACCTTCCAGCAATAAAAGGGAAGTTCCAGGAAATGTACAAGAAGTCATTAACCGAAGCTGTCCGATCTGATACCTCTGGGGACTTCAGAAAGTTGCTTCTGGCTATTTTGCACTAA
- the ANXA13 gene encoding annexin A13 isoform X1 has translation MGSSHSKSYNLPEDKREPTVGTTSLSTDEPSTDKRRHHGFDADRDAKKLHSACKGAGTDEKKIIEVLSSRTSEQRQQIKQKYKALYGKDLEEVLKGDLSGSFEKAVLALLDLPCEYKARELHKAMKGAGTDESLLIEILCTQNNKEITSIKEAYKRLFDKDLESDVKGDTSGSLRKILVAVLEATRDENQQVNIELAEQDASDLYKAGEGRWGTEELAFNVVLAKRSYSQLRATFQAYEKVCGKDIEESIKSETSGDLEKAYLTLVSCAKDCPGYFAKLLHESMKGAGTDEDTLIRILVTRAESDLPAIKGKFQEMYKKSLTEAVRSDTSGDFRKLLLAILH, from the exons TCAACCGACAAACGCCGTCATCATGGGTTTGATGCAGACCGAGATGCCAAGAAATTACACAGTGCCTGCAAAGGAGCAG gaactgatgaaaaaaaaattattgaagTCTTGTCAAGTCGAACATCAGAGCAGAGACAACAAATTAAACAGAAGTACAAAGCTCTCTATGGCAAG GATTTGGAAGAGGTCCTGAAGGGAGACCTGAGTGGCAGTTTTGAAAAGGCggtgctggctctgctggacCTTCCCTGCGAGTATAAGGCCCGGGAGCTTCACAAGGCCATGAAGGGCGCCGGGACTGACGAGTCGCTGCTGATTGAGATCCTCTGCACACAAAACAATAAG GAAATCACAAGCATAAAGGAGGCATACAAGCGGC TCTTTGATAAAGATCTGGAGTCTGATGTGAAAGGTGACACGAGTGGTTCCCTTAGGAAGATATTGGTCgctgtgctggag GCAACCCGAGATGAGAACCAACAGGTCAACATAGAGCTCGCTGAGCAGGATGCCTCAGATCTGTATAAA GCAGGAGAAGGCCGCTGGGGAACAGAGGAGCTGGCTTTCAATGTTGTCTTAGCAAAAAGAAGCTACAGTCAGCTGAGAGCAACTTTTCAGGCCTACGAAAAG GTGTGTGGAAAAGACATAGAAGAATCCATTAAAAGTGAAACATCAGGAGATCTGGAGAAAGCTTATCTTACTCTTg TCAGCTGTGCCAAAGACTGTCCAGGTTACTTTGCTAAACTTCTGCACGAGTCAATGAAAGGAGCTGGGACTGATGAAGATACCTTGATTCGCATCCTTGTGACCAGGGCTGAG AGTGACCTTCCAGCAATAAAAGGGAAGTTCCAGGAAATGTACAAGAAGTCATTAACCGAAGCTGTCCGATCTGATACCTCTGGGGACTTCAGAAAGTTGCTTCTGGCTATTTTGCACTAA